One Phaseolus vulgaris cultivar G19833 chromosome 11, P. vulgaris v2.0, whole genome shotgun sequence genomic window carries:
- the LOC137836747 gene encoding uncharacterized protein, protein MRDFNGGLMPEGSDRREGMPYYLGAFLAVTLNWRAQAKNAASNTQALQALKEEVVVLKEEKEALGRQNEAYQASLKLAQEAKEEADRQMDEAMEIQADFYVREVSLQVQVTDLQDMAEASEKLQKYLEDQCYGQAERLERMEEEMATKVKALGLLQVDHDKLQTEVNRLQVEKEALEKQVASGDSTIEELEKVRKELIDDMADTFEEGFKEALAQTACENPGINVSNCDPCHHIVDGKVVPLGLGE, encoded by the coding sequence ATGAGGGACTTCAACGGAGGGTTgatgccagaaggctccgacaggagAGAAGGAATGCCCTATTAtttgggagccttcttggccGTGACCCTTAATTGGCGCGCCCAAGCTAAAAATGCTGCTTCAAATACACAAGCCCTCCAGGCCCTGAAAGAAGAAGTGGTCGTTctgaaggaggagaaggaaGCTTTGGGACGCCAAAATGAGGCCTATCAAGCCTCTCTGAAGTTGGCCCAAGAGGCCAAAGAGGAGGCTGACAGGCAAATGGATGAGGCGATGGAAATCCAGGCTGATTTCTACGTCCGGGAGGTGTCTCTCCAAGTTCAAGTAACGGATCTCCAAGACATGGCCGAGGCTTCCGAAAAGCTTCAGAAGTACTTGGAGGATCAGTGCTATGGGCAGGCAGAGAGACTGGAGaggatggaggaggaaatggctaCCAAGGTCAAGGcattgggccttctccaggttgaccacGACAAGCTGCAAACTGAGGTCAACAGGCTCCAAGTTGAGAAGGAGGCTCTagagaagcaggtggcctccGGGGACTCTACCatcgaggagttggagaaggTTAGGAAGGAACTCATCGATGACATGGCCGacaccttcgaggagggattcaagGAGGCTTTGGCCCAAACCGCCTGCGAGAACCCAGGGATCAATGTTTCTAACTGTGACCCTTGCCACCATATCGTCGATGGGAAAGTCGTGCCCCTTGGCCTTGGGGAATAG